The Aeromicrobium yanjiei genome includes a region encoding these proteins:
- a CDS encoding FecCD family ABC transporter permease, which yields MTQTSAAAVEAAPRHRSRAALASGLVLLAVVLAVVCFFSITLGSRGVGIPTIWKAFTDYDPSAASQTVIREMRVPRTLIGLFAGAALGLSGVILQGVTRNPLADPGIMGINAGAAAFIVFGIMVLGAQDVSTYVWFAFAGAGVATVTVYAIASLGREGATPVKLALAGAAVTAILSSVTSAIVMTNVEALNELRFWQVGSLAGRYFPVFWQTVPFLVVGLIVALGTGRALNGLALGEDLAVALGQRVKLTRVVMFVTVAVLCGAATAACGPIVFIGLIVPHAARLLCGPDYRWMLAYTLLLTPTVLLLADILGRVAVAPGELQVGVVLGVLGAPAFILLVRYRNLAEL from the coding sequence ATGACCCAGACGTCGGCCGCTGCCGTCGAAGCCGCTCCCCGGCATCGTTCGCGGGCTGCTCTGGCGAGCGGGCTGGTGCTGCTGGCGGTCGTGCTGGCGGTCGTGTGCTTCTTCAGCATCACCCTGGGCTCGCGCGGAGTCGGCATCCCGACGATCTGGAAGGCATTCACCGACTACGACCCGTCGGCGGCGTCGCAGACCGTCATCCGCGAGATGCGGGTGCCGCGCACCCTGATCGGCCTGTTCGCGGGGGCGGCGCTCGGGCTGAGCGGCGTGATCCTCCAGGGCGTGACCCGCAACCCGCTCGCCGACCCCGGGATCATGGGCATCAACGCAGGCGCCGCGGCCTTCATCGTCTTCGGGATCATGGTCCTCGGTGCGCAGGACGTGAGCACGTACGTGTGGTTCGCGTTCGCCGGCGCCGGGGTCGCCACCGTCACGGTGTACGCGATCGCGTCGCTCGGTCGCGAAGGGGCGACCCCGGTCAAGCTCGCGCTGGCGGGGGCGGCCGTGACCGCGATCCTCTCGTCGGTCACGTCCGCGATCGTGATGACCAACGTCGAGGCCCTCAACGAGCTGCGCTTCTGGCAGGTGGGCTCGCTCGCGGGCCGCTACTTCCCGGTGTTCTGGCAGACCGTCCCGTTCCTGGTGGTCGGGCTGATCGTGGCGCTCGGCACCGGTCGTGCGCTCAACGGCCTCGCCCTCGGTGAGGACCTTGCGGTGGCGCTCGGCCAGCGGGTCAAGCTGACCCGGGTCGTGATGTTCGTGACCGTCGCGGTGCTGTGCGGAGCGGCGACCGCCGCGTGCGGGCCGATCGTGTTCATCGGATTGATCGTGCCGCACGCCGCGCGCCTTCTCTGCGGGCCCGACTACCGCTGGATGCTGGCCTACACGCTGCTCCTGACCCCGACCGTCCTGCTGCTCGCGGACATCCTCGGCCGGGTCGCGGTCGCCCCCGGCGAGCTGCAGGTCGGTGTGGTCCTCGGCGTTCTCGGCGCGCCCGCGTTCATCCTGCTCGTCCGCTACCGCAACCTCGCGGAGCTGTGA
- a CDS encoding FecCD family ABC transporter permease, producing the protein MTALLEPRTTVRSGRRARRRRSVVVTAVLAVIAFALFVLTMMVGSYVVSPVDVIASAFMLKDDPAVDFVVRDLRLPTASAALAVGLALGVSGYVFQKLLGNPLASPDFVGVSSGASLFAVSSIVLFNASSLVVSGSALAGALLASLVIYLLAWRDGISGYRFILIGIGVSQLLLSLVGYIITRADLYEAREAMTWLVGTIGQAGAGELRTLLVALAILVPVALVLERPLRALELGDDTARGLGSRVEINRLVLLALSIVLIGFSTAVAGPIMFVALIAAPIAQRLTGPAGGVLAAGLVGAVIVLAADLVSEQVLPTALPTGVVTGLVGAPYLIWLLATVNREGRGG; encoded by the coding sequence ATGACCGCCCTTCTCGAGCCCCGCACGACTGTGCGCTCCGGCCGCCGAGCCCGCCGTCGCCGTTCCGTCGTGGTCACGGCCGTGCTCGCGGTCATCGCGTTCGCGCTGTTCGTGCTGACGATGATGGTCGGCAGCTACGTCGTGTCGCCCGTCGACGTCATCGCCTCGGCGTTCATGCTCAAGGACGATCCCGCGGTCGACTTCGTGGTGCGGGACCTGCGGCTGCCGACCGCGTCCGCGGCCCTCGCGGTCGGACTCGCTCTGGGCGTGTCGGGGTACGTGTTCCAAAAGCTCCTGGGCAATCCGCTGGCCTCGCCGGACTTCGTGGGCGTCTCGTCCGGCGCGAGCCTGTTCGCCGTCTCCTCGATCGTGCTGTTCAACGCCAGCAGCCTGGTCGTCTCCGGCTCCGCGCTCGCCGGGGCACTGCTGGCCTCGCTCGTGATCTACCTGCTCGCGTGGCGCGACGGCATCTCGGGCTACCGCTTCATCCTCATCGGGATCGGCGTCTCCCAGCTCCTGCTCTCGCTGGTCGGCTACATCATCACCCGTGCCGATCTCTACGAGGCGCGCGAGGCGATGACCTGGCTCGTCGGCACGATCGGGCAGGCCGGCGCCGGCGAGCTGCGTACGCTCCTGGTCGCGCTCGCGATCCTCGTCCCGGTCGCCCTGGTCCTGGAGCGGCCGCTGCGCGCGCTCGAGCTCGGCGACGACACGGCCAGGGGCCTCGGCTCGCGGGTCGAGATCAACCGGCTGGTGCTGCTCGCGCTGTCGATCGTGCTCATCGGTTTCTCGACTGCCGTCGCAGGGCCGATCATGTTCGTCGCGCTCATCGCGGCGCCGATCGCCCAGCGCCTGACCGGGCCCGCGGGCGGCGTGCTGGCCGCGGGACTCGTCGGGGCGGTGATCGTCCTCGCCGCCGACCTGGTGTCCGAGCAGGTCCTGCCGACCGCCCTGCCGACCGGCGTCGTCACCGGACTGGTCGGCGCCCCCTATCTCATCTGGCTCCTCGCCACCGTCAATCGGGAAGGACGCGGCGGATGA